The Antarcticibacterium sp. 1MA-6-2 genome has a window encoding:
- a CDS encoding DUF4286 family protein, giving the protein MYIYNVTTNIQEDVHEEWLEWMKNEHIPDMLSTKKFTKALMSRVMVEEAMGGVTYSVQYTCINKEMLHKYYEEDAADLRSRSKVFEGKFVSFRTEMQIISEQKE; this is encoded by the coding sequence ATGTACATATACAACGTAACTACAAATATACAGGAAGATGTTCACGAAGAGTGGCTGGAATGGATGAAGAATGAACATATTCCTGACATGTTGAGCACTAAAAAATTTACTAAAGCGCTTATGTCCAGGGTAATGGTGGAGGAGGCTATGGGTGGAGTAACTTATTCCGTTCAATACACCTGCATCAACAAAGAGATGCTGCATAAATATTACGAGGAGGACGCCGCCGATCTAAGGTCCAGGAGCAAAGTTTTTGAAGGAAAATTCGTGAGCTTTCGTACAGAGATGCAAATTATAAGTGAACAAAAAGAGTAG
- the rsmA gene encoding 16S rRNA (adenine(1518)-N(6)/adenine(1519)-N(6))-dimethyltransferase RsmA: MKKSKGKYTPQNDPAAEGEVRAKKHLGQHFLTDENVAQKIADSLTWSGFKNVLEIGPGMGVLTKYLLKKDVDLHVIEIDRESVAFLKENYPDLSGKIHEEDFLKYDLKNIFPDAPFAIIGNFPYNISTQIVFKTLENREDIPEFSGMFQKEVAQRIAAPHGNKTYGILSVLAQAFYEVTYLFTVPPEVFNPPPKVESGVIRLKRKENYSLPCNEKLLFKVVKTAFQQRRKTLRNSLKIFQLPDNLREDAIFGQRPEQLSTQQFIDLTLKIEPYAIST; the protein is encoded by the coding sequence ATGAAGAAAAGCAAAGGAAAATACACCCCTCAAAATGATCCTGCAGCTGAAGGAGAAGTAAGAGCAAAGAAACATTTGGGTCAACATTTCCTAACCGATGAAAATGTGGCTCAAAAAATAGCTGATTCCCTTACCTGGTCCGGCTTTAAAAACGTACTGGAAATAGGTCCGGGAATGGGTGTTTTAACCAAATATTTGCTGAAGAAAGATGTAGATCTGCACGTAATCGAGATTGACAGAGAAAGCGTTGCTTTTTTAAAAGAAAATTATCCTGATCTTTCGGGAAAGATCCACGAGGAGGATTTCCTGAAATACGATCTAAAAAACATTTTTCCCGATGCACCTTTTGCCATCATTGGAAATTTCCCTTACAATATTTCAACACAAATAGTTTTTAAAACCCTTGAGAATCGGGAGGATATTCCTGAATTTTCAGGAATGTTCCAAAAAGAAGTCGCTCAACGTATTGCAGCACCTCATGGGAATAAAACCTACGGAATTCTATCTGTACTTGCACAGGCATTCTATGAAGTAACATATTTATTTACGGTTCCCCCTGAAGTTTTTAATCCGCCGCCAAAAGTAGAGAGCGGAGTGATAAGGCTAAAACGGAAAGAAAATTATTCTCTTCCCTGTAATGAAAAATTGCTTTTTAAAGTGGTGAAAACAGCTTTTCAGCAACGGCGAAAAACTCTTAGAAATAGCTTAAAAATTTTCCAGTTGCCAGATAATCTTCGCGAAGATGCTATCTTTGGGCAACGTCCTGAACAACTCAGCACCCAACAATTTATTGACCTTACGTTAAAAATTGAACCGTATGCAATTTCAACTTAG
- a CDS encoding GNAT family N-acetyltransferase — protein MEFTIREAERKDMPEVLELIKELAAYENASDEVQIEVADLEKEGFDQCNFKCFVADVNGKLEGMALVYFRFSTWKGRTVHLEDLIVRESMRGTGLGGALYRKVVEYAHENGVRRVEWVVSEGNKNAIQFYENTGADIKRNWYTVHMDEAVIQKNIKK, from the coding sequence ATGGAGTTTACAATAAGAGAAGCAGAAAGAAAGGATATGCCGGAAGTCCTGGAGCTAATAAAGGAACTGGCTGCCTATGAAAATGCATCAGATGAAGTGCAGATTGAAGTGGCCGATCTTGAGAAAGAAGGTTTTGACCAGTGCAATTTCAAATGTTTTGTAGCTGATGTTAATGGGAAACTGGAAGGAATGGCTTTAGTGTATTTCCGGTTTTCTACCTGGAAAGGACGAACGGTACACCTGGAAGACTTAATCGTAAGGGAATCCATGAGAGGGACTGGTCTTGGAGGTGCTCTTTATCGCAAAGTGGTAGAATATGCCCATGAGAATGGAGTACGACGTGTAGAATGGGTTGTTTCTGAAGGGAATAAGAATGCAATTCAGTTTTACGAAAATACGGGAGCAGATATTAAGAGAAACTGGTATACAGTTCATATGGATGAAGCCGTCATTCAAAAAAACATTAAGAAGTAA
- a CDS encoding SDR family oxidoreductase, producing the protein MEKILIIGATGSTGKRVIEILKSSQSFEPVAMIRKKEQQEMFDDMEVQWVMGDLEQEVDQAFKGVDKVIFAAGSGGETGEDKTIAVDQEGAMKVIDAAKKANVKKFVMLSAMGADDPSQHEKLKVYLEAKHKADEHLKNSGIPFTILRPGALTDDLGLAKVKLAEKLNETGEISRDDVAFLLVMSLADPLVKNKVIEALEGKESIKTAIIEASR; encoded by the coding sequence ATGGAAAAAATATTAATTATAGGAGCAACCGGAAGCACAGGAAAAAGAGTAATTGAAATTCTTAAAAGCTCACAAAGTTTTGAACCTGTTGCGATGATTCGGAAGAAGGAACAGCAGGAAATGTTTGATGATATGGAAGTTCAATGGGTTATGGGAGATCTCGAGCAGGAGGTGGATCAGGCTTTTAAAGGTGTTGATAAGGTTATTTTTGCAGCAGGCTCTGGTGGGGAAACAGGAGAAGACAAAACTATAGCCGTAGATCAGGAAGGCGCCATGAAGGTTATCGATGCCGCCAAAAAAGCAAATGTGAAAAAGTTTGTGATGCTGAGTGCTATGGGAGCAGATGATCCCTCTCAACACGAAAAGCTGAAAGTTTATCTGGAGGCTAAACACAAAGCAGACGAGCACCTTAAGAATAGCGGAATCCCGTTTACTATCCTCCGTCCGGGAGCATTAACTGACGATTTAGGACTTGCCAAAGTTAAACTGGCAGAAAAGCTGAATGAGACAGGGGAAATTTCCCGTGATGATGTTGCTTTCCTTCTTGTGATGAGCCTTGCAGATCCTTTGGTGAAGAACAAAGTCATTGAAGCACTTGAAGGTAAAGAATCCATTAAAACTGCAATTATAGAAGCCAGTAGATAA
- the mgtE gene encoding magnesium transporter gives MQFQLSDELIEKIEFLIEQKNDEELLLHLEEVHHADIAEILTELDLDDATYIIKLLDSQKTSEALMELEEGVRERILENLSPKEIAEELENMDTDDAADIISELSEDRQQEVIAQIEDEEHAENIVELLRFDEDSAGGLMAKELVKVNENWNVTGCMSEMRNQAENVTRVHSIYVVDDKNKLKGRLSLKDLLTAPSNAHIRDVYIPQVDYVNVHTSGDEVARIMQKYDLEAIPVVDEMGRLVGRITIDDIVDYIREQSEKDYQMAAGISEDVEADASIWRLTRARLPWLILALFGGFVSVTVLGTFDAAMQQYGALFFFVPLIAAMAGNVGVQSSAIVLQGLANDTLRGSLINRLFKEILLSLFNGLVLAIILGIGATYLLGFDAIFGITVGISLISVIVIASLIGTFVPIILDKQGIDPAMATGPFITTSNDICGILIYFSIAKLIFGF, from the coding sequence ATGCAATTTCAACTTAGTGATGAATTAATTGAGAAAATAGAATTCCTCATCGAACAAAAGAACGATGAAGAATTGCTATTGCACCTGGAGGAAGTTCACCACGCTGATATTGCTGAAATTCTGACGGAGCTGGATCTTGATGACGCCACGTACATCATAAAACTGCTCGATAGTCAAAAAACTTCTGAAGCTCTTATGGAGCTGGAGGAAGGCGTGCGGGAGCGTATCCTGGAAAATCTCTCTCCCAAAGAAATTGCCGAGGAGCTGGAGAATATGGATACCGATGATGCTGCCGATATTATTTCTGAACTTTCCGAAGACAGGCAGCAGGAGGTCATTGCTCAAATTGAAGATGAGGAGCATGCCGAAAACATTGTGGAGCTACTTCGATTTGATGAAGATTCTGCCGGGGGTTTGATGGCAAAGGAGCTGGTGAAAGTGAATGAGAACTGGAACGTGACAGGCTGTATGAGCGAAATGCGAAATCAGGCCGAAAATGTTACGCGTGTTCACTCTATTTATGTGGTGGATGATAAGAACAAACTTAAGGGGCGATTATCTTTAAAAGATCTTTTGACTGCACCCAGCAATGCTCATATTAGGGATGTTTATATTCCTCAGGTGGATTACGTGAATGTGCACACATCTGGAGATGAAGTAGCCAGAATAATGCAGAAATATGACCTGGAGGCAATCCCGGTTGTAGATGAGATGGGCAGGTTGGTAGGCAGGATCACGATTGATGATATTGTAGATTACATAAGAGAACAATCGGAAAAAGATTATCAGATGGCGGCAGGTATTTCTGAAGATGTTGAGGCCGATGCCAGCATCTGGAGGCTCACCCGTGCCCGGCTCCCCTGGTTGATCCTGGCTCTGTTTGGTGGATTTGTGAGTGTCACGGTTTTAGGCACCTTTGATGCAGCAATGCAACAGTATGGAGCTTTATTTTTCTTTGTACCTCTTATTGCCGCAATGGCGGGAAACGTGGGGGTGCAGTCCTCTGCCATTGTTTTGCAGGGTCTTGCAAATGACACCCTTAGAGGTTCACTTATAAACAGGCTTTTTAAAGAAATTCTCCTGAGTCTTTTTAATGGTCTGGTACTGGCAATTATTTTGGGAATAGGAGCAACCTATTTGCTGGGTTTTGATGCGATTTTTGGTATCACAGTAGGTATTTCTCTTATTTCTGTTATTGTTATAGCTTCTCTTATTGGAACTTTCGTTCCTATTATTCTTGATAAACAGGGAATTGATCCCGCAATGGCGACAGGACCATTTATAACAACAAGTAACGACATCTGCGGAATTCTAATCTATTTTTCCATCGCAAAACTCATCTTCGGATTTTAA
- a CDS encoding YwbE family protein, whose protein sequence is MIPTRKDIHPGSHVRIVQKHDQRPGMLTEGVVREILTNSPIHPHGIKVRLETGEVGRVQQVIGVA, encoded by the coding sequence ATGATACCAACTAGAAAAGATATTCATCCCGGCAGTCACGTAAGAATTGTTCAAAAGCATGATCAACGACCGGGAATGCTCACCGAAGGTGTGGTGAGAGAAATTCTTACCAACTCCCCTATTCATCCACACGGGATTAAAGTGAGACTGGAGACGGGAGAAGTGGGAAGAGTGCAACAAGTGATTGGGGTGGCGTAA
- a CDS encoding cupin domain-containing protein: protein MTPTAINIQQKFERFSKNWHPHQIAVVNNMQVLLAKLKGDFVWHQHDEEDELFQVVKGTLYIKFEDRTEKIEQGEIIVVPKGVRHCPMTKNDEEVYVMLFEKIGIKHTGEVEDERTVTEYPKI, encoded by the coding sequence TTGACTCCAACCGCTATAAATATTCAGCAAAAATTCGAAAGATTCAGTAAGAACTGGCACCCACATCAAATTGCAGTTGTCAATAACATGCAGGTACTGTTAGCTAAATTAAAAGGAGATTTTGTCTGGCATCAGCACGATGAGGAAGACGAGCTATTTCAGGTTGTAAAGGGAACACTTTACATCAAGTTTGAAGATCGAACTGAAAAAATTGAGCAGGGAGAAATAATTGTAGTACCCAAAGGAGTGAGACATTGCCCAATGACTAAAAACGATGAGGAAGTTTATGTGATGCTTTTTGAAAAAATTGGTATTAAGCATACAGGAGAAGTTGAGGATGAAAGAACAGTTACAGAATATCCAAAAATTTAA